The DNA sequence TAGGTGAACTGGTCCATGTAGTGCCCGCCGGTCTCGGCGGCGAGGGCGGCGGACTGTTCGTACATGGTGCGCGAGTCGTCCACGAAGTGGCACCGCCCGCCGTGGAATTCGATGAGCCGGGTCTTCTCCGGGCTGGTGGTGCGCGGCATCACGGCGATGAACGGGACGCCGATCAGCTTGGCGAAGTACGCCTCCGACACGGCGGTCGAACCGCTGGACGCCTCGATGACCGGCCTGTCCGGCCGGATCCAGCCGTTGCAGAGCCCGTACAGGAAGAGCGAGCGGGCGAGGCGGTGCTTGAGGCTGCCGGTGGGGTGCGTCGACTCGTCCTTGAGGTAGAGGTCGATGCCCCACGCCTCGGGCAGCGGGAAGCGCAGCAGGTGGGTGTCGGCGGACCGGTTCGCGTCGGCCTGGACCTTGCGGACGGCGTCCTTGAGCCAGGCCCGGTACCCGGGGTCGCTGCGGTCGACGTCCACGGTCACCCTGGCCCCGTGTTCGGTTGCGTGCTCACTGGTGTGCATGGGCCTGCTCCTGTTGCTCGCCGATCCGTACCCCGCGCGTCCACGATATGCACCCCACCTGCACAAACGGTCACTTTGGTGGCCCATAGCGTTACCTTTGACCGCCGCCCCCGGAGCGGCGGCGACCGGAGGTGCGCACGGGGCCCGTCACCCGTCCGGGCCCTCTGGCGATCCGGCGCGCGTCGGGGCACACTGCACAGCAGGAGTGGTGTCGAAGGGGGGCGAATCCGCCATGGCGGACGTCGAGTTCAGTGCGTCGGGAGTCAGGATCGAGCGGTTCACCCGGTCGCTGACCAGAGCTGGTCAGGTGGTGGTGAAGGACGGGCGGCTGTCGCTGCTCACGAGCAGCGGGCGGGAGATCGACAGCGCCCCGGTGGGCTCCGTGAGTGCGCGCACATGGTGGTTCATCGCGGCCGATTCCGTCATCGCCCGGGTGAACGGGGTGCGCTACCGGTTGACGATGGGGCAGCGCAGCCGCAGACGCGACGGGGCGGCTCCGTTGCGGCGTTTCCTGGAGACGCTGCGCAGTGCGCGGGGCCGCCGGGACTGAGGGGCCGGTGACGGGCGGGGCGGGCCGACGCCCGGGCCGCCGGTCTCCCCCGCGAGTTGCGGAGCCGTATCCGCTGGGCCACGCTGGACCCATGTCACTGAAGGTGCACCCTCGGTGACAGAGCGATCCGCTCCACGGGCCGGATCGCGCGACACGAGCAGACACGACAAGAGCAGAGCGGATTCGGCAGTCAGTCGTCCGCCGGCTCCGTTGGTGTCTCTTCTCTTCTTCCGGACCTATTTCGGGGAGTCGCAGCCGTGATCAGCGAGCCAAGCAGGCACTGCACGGTGGAGCTCCAGGCCCTGCCGTCGCGGATCGGTCAGGTCCGCAGAATCATTTCGGCGCAACTGCGCTACTGGCATCTCGATCCTCTGATCGACCAGGCGGCCCTGGGCGTCACCGAGCTTCTCACCAATGTTCACCGGCACGCACAGCCGGACAAGTCATGCACCGTCGACATCGAGCTGCTGCTCGACCGGCTGACGGTCTCCGTCCACGACCACGATCCGCGCCTGCCCATGGTGAACGAGGCGGACTCGTTCGCCACGTCGGGCCGGGGCCTGGCCCTGATCGCGGCCGTCAGCGAGAGCTGGGGGGTGCGGCCGATCGGCTCGGCCGGGAAGGCCGTCTGGTTCACCCTGCCGGCGGCCACCGGCGCCTCGACCCTGCCACCGCTCGCGGTCTACGGGTCGATGACCGATGGGCCGTTCGGGGCCGTGACCATCACCCCCGACGACATCGTGGCCGTGCCCGCCCGGTCGGCCGTCGTCGGCTGACGGCCGACCGGGCGCGCACGGCCGGGCAGGGCGCGTACGGCCGGGCAGGGCGCGTACGGCCGGGCCGGGAGCGCGGCCGGGCAGGGCGCGTCGGCCGGGCCGGGGAGCGCGGCGGGGCGGAGCGGACATCGCACCGCCCCGCCGCACTCCGTTCCGGCCCCGGGGTCACGCCTTGCCGCCTCCCGCGGCCCGGCCGAACTGCTCGTCCAGCACGGACAGTCGGCGCCAGTACTCGTCCTCGTCGATCTCCCCCGCGGCGAAGCGGCGGCCGAGCAGCGCGATCGGCGAGGAGTCGCCGGGGACGGCCCCCGCGGTACGGGCGGCCGCCCACGGGCCTCCGCGCCCGCGCCACACGGTGCGGCGCAGCAGGGTGACGATCCCGATCACGACCGCCGCCCAGAGAAGCGGGAAGAGCAGGACCCAGGGGCCGGGTCCGCCGGAGTGCGCCAGGGTGTACATGTCGGTCAGCTCCCTCGTTCGCGGATGGCGTGGTGCCGTTCCCGTCGCTTCCGAGCCTGCCTGGCGGGGCCCCTCCGGGGCGTCGTACGTCCGGCGGCCGTGTGCGTACTCCGTCGGGAGCAGCCGGAGTACGCGCCTCCCCGCCCCTGCCTTTCGGTGCCCACTGAGCACCCGGGACCGGGCTGATCGAGGCCGCGCGGGAGCTCCCGCGGAAGCACGGCCAGGGTCTTTCGTTCGGATCAGGCCGGGTCGGGGAGCGGGACGGCAGGGGTGAACGGCTCCCGCCCGGCGTCGGCCCGGCCGCCGCTCACCGCTCAGGCCAGGGCGGCGAGGGGGTCGTCGAGGACCGGCTGCCAGGCCAGTTCGGCGGCGCCCACCAGGCTGTTGTGGTCCAGGGTGCACGGCAGGATCGGCACGCTTCCGCTGCGCCCCCACAGGCTCCGGTCGGCGACGACCGCACGCAGCCGCTCCGGATCCGCCTCCAGCAGGTCGCGGTGGAGCCCGCCGAGGATGATCCGGTCCGGGTTGAGGATGTTGACCAGCCCGGCGAGCCCCAGGCCCAGACGGTCGATCAGCGCCTCGGCGGCGTGACGCACGGCGGGGTCGCCGTACTCCGCGCGGAGCAGGTTTCCGGCCTGCTTGAGGAGGGACTCCTCGGGGCCGGGTTCGCGGCGGGCGGTGGTGAGGAAGGCCAGCGGGTCGGTCTCCACGTCGAGGCAGCCGCGTCCGCCGCAGTGGCAGGGCCGCCCCTCGGGGTTCACGGTGAGGTGTCCCACCTCCAGCGCGAGGCCCGAACTCCCACTGTGCAGGCGGCCGTCGAGCACCAGCGCCCCGCCGACGCCCCGGTGGCCGGTGGCGACGCAGAGGAGGTGCTGGGCGCCGCGGCCCGCGCCGTGCCGATGCTCGGCCAGTGCGGTGAGGTTGACGTCGTTGCCGGTGAACGCGGGCCCGGTGATGCCCGCTTCGCGTACACACGCGGCGAAGATGTCCCGGACCGGGGAGCCCACGGGCCAGGCGATGTGCAGCGGGTTGAGGGCGGTGCCCTCCGGCTCGGCGACCGCCGACGGCACCGCGAGCCCGGCCCCCGCGCAGCGCAGCCCGCTCTCGCGCAGCAGCCCGGCCCCGGCCTCCACGACCTCGCCGAGCACCTGCGCGGGGTCGGCCATCACCGCGACGCAGCCCGGCGAGGTGGCGACGATCCGTCCGCCGAGCCCGACGAGCGCGGCCCGGAAGCCGTCGGCGTGCACCTGGGCGGCGAGGACCACGGGGCCGGTCTCCAGGACGGACAGCCGGTGCGAGGGGCGGCCCTGGGACCCGGCCGCCGACCCGGGGCTGGAGTCGACCCGGATCAGCCCGAGCGCCTCCAGCTCCGCGGCGACCGCCCCGGCGGTGGCGCGGGTGACGCCGAGTTCGGAGGTGAGCACGGCCCGGGTGGGGGCGCGCCCGGTGTGGACCAGTTCCAGTGCGGGCCCGAGCGCACTGCGGCCCCTCTCCAACTTCGTCCGGGTGGTGGTCGCCTTGCCGTTCATGGGGGCGAGTCTCCCATGATCCGGAGGCGTCCCGGACGCCCAGGGCCGGTCCGGGGATCCCGTTCCGGCCACGGCCGGGCCCTCGGAACGTACGGCGTGCGGCGATGTTGCGCCCATCGCCGGAGCGACCCTATGCTGAGTTTGTGCCGCAACTAAACAAACTGCGGACGGCCCTACCGGGGGGACCTCGCGGAGACACCGCCCCACCCTCGTCGGCCCGCCTCCGTACCGCGCTGACCGTGTTCTTCGCCCTCGACGGGTTCCTCTTCGCCGGCTGGGTGGTCCGTATCCCGGCCATCAAGCAGCAGACCGGAGCCTCCGCCTCCACCCTCGGACTCGCCCTGCTCGGCGTCTCCGCGGGGGCGGTCATCACCATGATGCTCACCGGCCGGCTCTGCCGCCGTTACGGCAGCCACGCCGTCACGGCGGGCTGCGGCGTCCTGCTCCCCCTGAGCATCGCCCTGCCCGCCCAGACCCACTCGGCGCTCTCCCTCGGTCTCGTGCTGCTGGTGTTCGGAGCGGCCTACGGCGGAATGAACGTGGCGATGAACAGCGCCGCCGTCGACCTGGTCACCGAGTTGCGCAGGCCCGTGATGCCAAGCTTCCACGCGGCGTTCAGCCTGGGCGGCATGGTCGGCGCCGGGCTCGGCGGGCTGGTCGCGGGGGGCCTCTCCGCGTCCACGCACCTCTTCCTGCTGGCCGGGACCGGCCTGCTCGTCACCGCCTTCGCCGGACCCGCCCTGCTGCGCCACCGCCCGGCCCCCGTCGCCCCGGAGGCCGTCGACCGGCGAGCGCCGAAACAGCGGCTGTCGCCCCGGGCCCGCCGGGTCGTGGTGCTCTTCGGCGTGATCGCCCTGTGCACGGCGTACGGGGAGGGGGCCCTCGCCGACTGGGGCGCACTGCACCTGGAACAGGACCTGGGCGCGCACCCCGGGATCGCCGCCGCCGGATACGCGCTGTTCGCCCTGACGATGACAGCGGGCCGGCTGACCGGAACGATGCTCCTGGAACGGCTCGGCCAGACCCGCACCCTCGTCCTCGGCGGCGCGACCGCTTCGGCCGGCATGCTGCTGGGCTCGCTGGCCCCGACCACCTGGGCGGCGCTGGCCGGGTTCGCGGTCACCGGCCTCGGACTCGCCAACATCTTCCCCGTCGCGGTGGGGCGCGCGGGCGAACTCGCGGGACCGAGCGGGGTAGCCGCTGCCTCGACGCTCGGCTACGGCGGGATGCTGCTCGGTCCGCCCGCGATCGGCTTCCTCGCCGACTGGTTCTCCCTGCCGCTGGCCCTGACGACGGTGGCCCTGCTGGCCGCGGCGGCTGCCGCCCTGGGTTACGGGGCCCGCAACGCCACATCGGATGCGCACACCTGATCACCCGCACACCTGGTCGATTGAGTAGCCGTACTCAGGCGGGCCCCGCTCCCCCGGCGCACGATGGAAGCCTCGACCGAGCACGAAGCAGAGCAAGAAGCAGGGGAGCACACCATGAAGCGCCTGACCGGCCACCCGCACCTGAACACCCTGGTCCGGCTGACCTTCCGCAACCCCGCTTCCCTGATCTACCTCGGGCTGGTGCTCGCGGCGACCCTCTTCGTCGCCGTGGACACCCTGTTCGTCGCCCACGAGGACGCCTCGTTCTCCGGTGTCTGGCTGTTCCTCCTCGCGGCCCCGACCGTCTTCCTGTTCTTCCTCGGCGGCTCCCTGGCGGGCGCCGAGGCGGGCGGGCCCACGTGGTTCCTGGTGCTCGGCCTGGTGGTCTCGGTCCTCGTCCAGTCGCTGGCCCTGGGCTGGTTCGTCCGCCTGGTGCGCCGGGCCGGGTCGGCCGGTTCCGCGCACCCGCAGGGCGTCTGACGCCCCGGACGGGTCCCGCGGGCCCCTGGCACAATCGCCGTCATGCAGATCGCCGAGCACATCGCGTCGTTGTCCGAGGAAGGGCGGCTGCTGGCGGCCGCCGCCGAGCGGGCCGGAACGGGGGCGTCGGTCCCGACCTGCCCCGGCTGGCAGATACGCCATCTGCTGCGGCACACCGGCATGGTCCACCGGTGGGCGGCGGCGTTCATCACCGAGGGGCATACGGCCTACCGGCCCGACGGCGGCGAACCCGACCTCGACGGCGCCGAACTCCTGGACTGGTTCCGCGAGGGACACCGCCATCTGGTCCGGTCCCTTGAGGAAGCGCCCGACGGGCTGGACTGCTGGACCTTCCTGCCGGCCCCCTCGCCCCTGGCTTTCTGGTCCCGCCGCCAGCTGAACGAGACGACCGTGCACCGCGTGGACGCGGAATCGGCGCACGGCGGACCACTGACCCCGGTGTCCGCGGACCGGGCGGTCGACGGCATCGACGAACTCCTCACCGGCTTCCACGCCCGGCCCAAGAGCCGGGTCCGCTCCAAGACACCGCGCACGCTGCGGGTGCGGGCCGTCGACACGGAGGCGGCCTGGACGGTACGGATATCGCAGGACCCGCCAAAGGCCGTACGTTCGGCCGGGCCTGGCAGCACGGACCCCCGGGGCGGCGACGGCGGCACGGGCGGCCTCACGGAACGCGTCGACTGCGAGCTGAGCGGTACGGCGGAGGGGCTCTATCTCACCCTCTGGAACCGGCTTCCGCTCACCGCCGTCACCCTGCGCGGCGACCGCTCGGTGGCCCGGACCTGGACGGACAACTCCGCGGTCACCTGGTGAGCGCCACCCGGGCCGGAGGACGGGGGCGCGCCCTGCCTCAGCCGAGCCAGCCGGGGCGTACCAGCCCCGATTCGTAGGCGAGGACGACGAGCTGGGCGCGGTCGCGGGCGCCGAGCTTGACCATGGTGCGGCTGACGTGGGTCTTGGCGGTGAGCGGGCTGACGACCAGTCTGCGGGCGATCTCCTCGTTCGACAGACCGATGCCGACCAGCGCCATCACCTCCCGCTCCCGTTCGGTGAGCCGGGCGAGCGAGGCGGTGGCCGGCTCCTTGGAGCGGGCCGCGAACTCCGCGATCAGCCGGCGCGTCACGCCCGGGGAGAGCAGCGCGTCCCCGCCGACGACCGCCCGCACCGCGCGCAGCAGTTCCTCCGGCTCGGTGTCCTTGACCAGGAAGCCCGAGGCCCCGTTGCGGATGGCCTCGAAGACGTACTCGTCGAGTTCGAAGGTGGTGAGCATGACCACCTTCACCTCGTTCAGGTCCGGGTCGCCGGTGATCCGCCGGGTGGCGGCCAGTCCGTCCAGGCGCGGCATGCGGATGTCCATCAGCACGATGTCGGGGCGCAGTTCGCGCACCACGCGGACCGCCTCGTCACCGTCGGCGGCCTCCCCGGCGACCTCGATGTCCGGCTGCGCGTCCAGCAGGGCGCGGAAGCCCGCCCGTACGAGCAGTTGGTCGTCGGCGAGCGTCACGCGGATCACGGTGTCTCCTCGGAGGGCTCCGGCGGGGTCCGGCGACGGCGGTCGCGGTCCGGTGCGGTGAACGGCAGTTCCGCGAGGACCCGGAAGCCGCCTTCCGGGCGGGGCCCCGCCTCGATGGTGCCACCGAGGGCGGCGGCCCGCTCCCGCATCCCGACAAGTCCGTTGCCGCCGCCGCCCGCGTCGTCCCCGGTGGCGGGTCCCGCGTCGTCGATGCGGAGCCGGACGCGCCCGGAGCCGTGGTCGATGCGCACCAGCGCGGTACGGGAGCCGGAGTGGCGGACGACGTTGGTCAGGGCCTCCTGGACGATGCGGAAGGCGGCGAGACCGGCGCCGGGCGGGACGGCGGCCGGATCGCCCTCGCTCTCCACGGTGACGGTGAGTCCGGCGGACGCCGCCTGCTCGACGAGCTCGGGGAGCCGGTCGAGGCCGGGGGCCGGGGACGTGGGGGCGTCGCCGGGCGTACGGAGGTTGGCGAGCACCTGACGTACCTCGTCGAGCGCCTCCTTGCTGGCCCCCTTGATCGTGGTGAGGGCGGACCGGGCCTGCTCCGGGTCGGAGTCGAGCAGCGCGAGGCCGACCCCGGCCTGCACGTTGATGACGGAGATGCTGTGCGCCAGCACGTCGTGGAGTTCACGGGCCATGCGCAGCCGTTCCTCGTCGGCCCGCCGCCGCTCCGCCGCCTCGCGCTCCGCACGGGCGGCGGCCCACTGCTCGCGGCGCACCCGCAGCAGTTCGGCGGCGGCGGCGACGGCCACGACCCACGCGGTGACGAAGCCCTCCTGCGTCCAGGGCGCGGCCCTGTCGTCGTCCGGCGGCAGCCATCGGTACAGCCAGTGGGAGACCAGGACGTGTCCGGCCCACAGCCCGCCCAGCGACCACCAGGCGGCCTTCCGGTGCCCGGCGACGATCGCGCTGAAGCAGCCGACGGCGACGGCGACGAACACCGGCCCGTACGGATAGCCGGCCGCGAGATAGGCCAGGGTCGCCGCGCAGGTGGTGGCCACGGCGACCACGGGGCGGCGGTGGCGGAGGAGCAGCGCGACGACCGCGACGAACAGCAGCAGCCGCGCGGCCGGGTCCAGGGGCCGGCGGTCCTGTCCGTGCTCGGCGAATCCCGAGCCGACCATGACGAACACCAGGAGGACGGCCGTCGACACCCAGGGCAGCCCGGCGGCGGTCCGCGAGCGCGCGCCGGACAGCCACGCGGGCGGACCGCCCCGCCGGCCCGGCCGTCCGGGAGGCCGGGGGTCCGGGAAGCCGCAGGGGTGACCACCGCCCCGGATCGGCGGTCGCTGTTCGTCCATGGCGGCCACGCTAAGGGCTGTCCCGTGATTCCCGGTGGATGAGCGCGCGGCGTCAGATGCGGTGCATCGCAAGGCGGAGGGACGTCCGCATACTGGATGTATGTGGACGTTCCGACAACGCGGCGAGGTGCCGTAGCTGTCGTCGCGCGCCCGCCGGGAATTGCGGGACAGCCCTTAGACAACGGACGGGTGCGGGGGCGTCCGCCGTGCGTGGTGGTCACCCGTACTCCGTGGGGAGTACGCCGTCGGGGACGCGGTGCGCCGCCGTCAGGCCGTACGGACGCCGGGCAGGCCCACCGAGCGGGCCAGCTCACCGGCGGCCTGCCGGAACAGTGGCTCGCGCGCCTCGACGACCCGGTTGAACTGGCCGAACAGCTCGAAGGAGATCAGGCCGAACAGCTGGGCCCAGGCGGCGACCAGGGCCGCCACGGCGGCCGGAGGCACGTCCGGGGCGAACTCGGCGGCCATCCGCTCGGCATCGGAGCGCAACTCCGGCGCGAGGGAGGGGACGGCGAGGTCCTCGGACCGGAACGCGGTACGGACGATGTCGATGAAGACCAGGCCCACCCGGGAGGCGGGGCCCACCGTGTCCATCGGGGCGATGTAGCCGGGCACGGGCGAGCCGTAGATCAGGGCGTACTCATGGGGGTGGGCGAGCCCCCACTCCCGTACGGCGCAGGCCACCGCGATCCAGCGCTCGGCGGGCGGGACGGTTCCGGCCCGCTCCCCCGCCGCCCGTTCCGCGACCGAGCCGATCGCGTCGAACGCGTCGACGATCAGCGCGGTGAGCAGATCGTCGCGGCTGGGGAAGTAGCGGTAGAGCGCGGAGGAGACCATGCCCAGCTCCCGGGCCACGGCGCGCAGCGAGAGCTTCGCCGCACCCTCCTCCGCCAGCTGCTTCCTCGCCTCGTCCTTGATCGCCGCGGTCACTTCGATGCGGGCGCGTTCCCTGGCCCCTCGGATGGTGCTCATGCGCATCAGTCTGTCATGTGCAGGGAGCACCGACCACCGATGAGAGCAGTGCTCTTGCTTGGCGGCGCCATTCCGTGCACACTGATCACAAGCGAGAGCACCGCTCTCCAAATCGCGGGAGTCACCATGTCGCAGCAGACCTACTACCTCCGGGCGAGCGCCTCCGCCGCCCGCCTCAACCGCATCGTCGGATGGCTGGCCCGGCACGGCATCAGCCTGATGGGGTCGGCCGAGCTGTCCGTGCGCGGACGCAGAAGCGGGCAGATGCAGCGCATCCCGGTCAATGCCCACGCCTTCGAGGGCGAGCGGTACCTCGTCTCGGCCCGGGGCCACTCCCAGTGGGTGCGCAACATGCGCGTCGCGGGCGGCGGAGAGCTGCGGCTGGGGCGCAGGGTCAGCCGCTTCACCGCCGTGGAGATCGCCGACGACGCGGCGAAGGCCCGGATCATCCGGGCCTATCTGGAGCGGTGGGGCTGGGAGGTCAACCAGTACTTCCAGGGGATCACGGCGAAGGCCACGGACGCCGAGCTGCTGGCGGCCTGCCCGGACCACCCGGTCTTCCGCATCACGGTCGAGGACTGACCCGCCCCGTGCGATGCCGGGGCGCCGCCGCCCGGGTCGGGCGGGGCGGCCCCCCGGGGAGCACGGTGGGAGCTCAGCGGTCCATCGCGGACAGCGCCCGCTGCGCCAGCGGGTGCGTACGGACCAGCTCGGCCAGCGACGTCGTCCCCCGGGTGATTCCGGCGAACGCCTTCCACGCCGGGCGGAAGCCGGTCAGCGCCGCGTGCAGCAGCCCCGGACGGCGCTCGAACAGCTTGAGCATGCGGCGGCCGACACCCATCTCCACGCCGAGACCGGCCTTGACGGCGAAGGCGTAGTTGAGGGCCTGACGGCGGGCGTCCACCGCGTCGTGCGACTCGGCGATCCTGACGGCCCACTCCCCCGCGAGGCGGCCCGAGCGCAGCGCGAAGGAGATGCCCTCGCGGGTCCACGGCTCCAGCAGTCCGGCCGCGTCCCCGCAGACCACGACCCGGCCGCGCGACAGCGGCGAGTCGTCGCTGCGGCAGCGGGTGAGATGGCCCGAGGAGACGGCCGGCTCGAATCCGGCGAGGCCGAGGCGGGCGATGAAGTCCTCCAGATACCGCTTGGTGCCCGCACCGTCGCCGCGCGCCGAGATGACACCCACGGTGAGGGTGTCCCCCTTGGGGAACACCCAGCCGTAACTGCCCGGCATCGGGCCCCAGTCGATGAGCACCCGGCCCGCCCAGTCCTCCGCGACGGTCGCCGGGACCGGGATCTCCGCCTCCAGGCCGAGGTCGACCTGGTCGAGCTTCACCCCGACATGAGCTCCTATCCGGCCCGCGCTGCCGTCCGCGCCGACGACCGCCCGCGCCAGCACCGTCTCACCACCGGTCAGCACCACGGCGACCGTCCGCCGGTCGGGCACGGCCGGACCGTGCTGCTCGACCCGCGCCACCGACGCCCCGGTGCGCAGTTCGGCCCCGGCCTTCTGCGCCTCCTCGACCAGACCGGCGTCGAACTCCGCGCGGTTGATGAGCCCGAAGAGCATGCGCCGGGAGCGGCGGGTGCGCGACAGCTTGCCGTTGAGCGAGAAGGTGACCGCGTGGATGCGGTCCTTCAGGGGCAGTTCGAACCCCGGCGGCAGGGAGTCCCGCGAGAAGCCGATGATTCCCCCGCCGCAGGTCTTGTAGCGCGGCAGTTCCGCCTTCTCCAGCAGCAGGACTCTTCGCCCCGCCACGGCCGCCGCGTACGCCGCCGATGCGCCGGCCGGTCCGGCGCCGACGACGACGACATCCCACACGGACGACTCTTCCGGCTCACGTCCGGCGTCTGCGTTCTCGCTGCTCACGATGTGCTTCTGCTCCTGATCCGACCAGTGGCCCCAAGCTGCTCACGGCATCCTACGGCGCGTTCCGGCCAAGCCCTCCTGTGGGAGGATCGGCCGTGCTTTCGTCGTACAAGCGTCGCCGCACCCACGGCGTCGCACACGGTCGCGTACACACCGCGCCCTACCCATAACGTCGCACCCACGAGGAGCGTGCCCATGACCGCCCGTCCGATTCCCGAGACCGTCGCCTCGCTGATGCCCCGCGCCCGGGAGGAGCTGGCCGAGCTGGTGGCGTTCCAGTCGGTGGCGGACCCGGCGGTGTTCCCGAGGAGCGAGTGCGAGGGCGCGGCGAGGTGGGTCGCCGACGCGCTGCGCGCCGAGGAGTTCACGGACGTCGCCCTGCTGGACACCCCCGACGGCACGCAGTCCGTCTACGGGTTCCTGCCCGGCCCGGCCGGGGCCCCGACCGTGCTGCTCTACGCGCACTACGACGTGCAGCCGCCGCTGGACGAGTCGGCCTGGATCTCCCCGCCGTTCGAGCTGACCGAGCGCGACGGCCGCTGGTTCGGCCGGGGCGCGGCCGACTGCAAGGGCGGGTTCATCATGCACCTGCTCGCGCTGCGCGCCCTCAAGGCGAACGGCGGCGTCCCGGTCTCGGTGAAGGTGATCGCCGAGGGCTCCGAGGAGCAGGGCACCGGCGGTCTGGAGCGGTACGCGGAGGCGCACCCGGAGCTGCTGGCGGCCGACACGATCGTCATCGGCGACACCGGGAACTTCCGGGTCGGGCTGCCGACGGTCACGGCGACGCTGCGCGGGATGACGATGCTGCGGGTGCGGCTGGACACCCTTGAGGGGAACCTGCACTCGGGGCAGTTCGGCGGCGCGGCCCCGGACGCGCTGGCCGCGATGATCCAGCTGCTGGCCTCGCTGCGTGCCGAGGACGGGACGACCACGGTCGACGGGCTGACGGGCGACGCCGACTGGGACGGGCTGCAGTACCCGGAGGCGGAGTTCCGGCGGGACGCCAAGGTGCTGGACGGGGTGGAGCTGATCGGCACGGGCACGGTCGCCGACCGGATCTGGGCCCGCCCCGCCGTCACCGTCATCGGCATCGACTGCCCGCCGGTCGTCGGCGCGACGCCGTCCGTGCAGGCGAGCGCGCGGGCGCAGATCAGCCTGCGGGTGCCGCCGGGCCAGGACGCCGCCGAGGCGACGAAGCTGCTCACCGCCCACCTGGAGTCCCACGCCCCCTGGGGTGCGCGGGTCCGGGTGGAACAGGTGGGCCAGGGCCAGCCGTTCCGCGCGGACATGACCAGCCCGGCGTACACGGCGATGGCGGACGCGATGCGGGACGCCTACCCGGGCCAGGAGATGCAGTCGTCCGGGATGGGCGGCTCCATCCCGCTGTGCAACACGCTGGCGGGCCTCTACCCGGAGGCGGAGATCCTGCTGATCGGGCTGAGCGAGCCCGAGGCGCAGATCCACGCGGTGAACGAGAGCGTCTCGCCCGAGGAGCTGGAGCGGATGTCGGTCGCCGAGGCGCTGTTCCTGCGGAACTACGCGGAGTCGAAGAAGGCCTGACCTCCGGAGACCCTCCCAGGGGCGGCCGGGGCAGCCGCTACGCCTTCGGCGAAGTCGCCCGCAGCAGAGATCCGTGTGGCGGACGTCCGCCGCCGCGTACGTTCGCCGCATGGATCTCGTCGAGGTGACTCCCCAGCTGCACATGTTCCGCTTCCGGATCGGTCAGGCCCATCTCTGGCGCGACGGGACGGATCTGACCCTGATCGACGCGGGTGACGTCGATTCGGCCGCCGCGATCGAGGACGCGATCCGCACCCTGGGCCTCGCCCCGGCCGGGCTCCGCCGCATCGTCGTCACCCACGGCCACCGCGACCACTACGGGGCCGCGCAGGAGCTGGCGGACCGGCACGGCGCCGAGATCATCGCCCAC is a window from the Streptomyces sp. MMBL 11-1 genome containing:
- a CDS encoding nitroreductase/quinone reductase family protein is translated as MSQQTYYLRASASAARLNRIVGWLARHGISLMGSAELSVRGRRSGQMQRIPVNAHAFEGERYLVSARGHSQWVRNMRVAGGGELRLGRRVSRFTAVEIADDAAKARIIRAYLERWGWEVNQYFQGITAKATDAELLAACPDHPVFRITVED
- a CDS encoding dipeptidase produces the protein MTARPIPETVASLMPRAREELAELVAFQSVADPAVFPRSECEGAARWVADALRAEEFTDVALLDTPDGTQSVYGFLPGPAGAPTVLLYAHYDVQPPLDESAWISPPFELTERDGRWFGRGAADCKGGFIMHLLALRALKANGGVPVSVKVIAEGSEEQGTGGLERYAEAHPELLAADTIVIGDTGNFRVGLPTVTATLRGMTMLRVRLDTLEGNLHSGQFGGAAPDALAAMIQLLASLRAEDGTTTVDGLTGDADWDGLQYPEAEFRRDAKVLDGVELIGTGTVADRIWARPAVTVIGIDCPPVVGATPSVQASARAQISLRVPPGQDAAEATKLLTAHLESHAPWGARVRVEQVGQGQPFRADMTSPAYTAMADAMRDAYPGQEMQSSGMGGSIPLCNTLAGLYPEAEILLIGLSEPEAQIHAVNESVSPEELERMSVAEALFLRNYAESKKA
- a CDS encoding geranylgeranyl reductase family protein, which codes for MSSENADAGREPEESSVWDVVVVGAGPAGASAAYAAAVAGRRVLLLEKAELPRYKTCGGGIIGFSRDSLPPGFELPLKDRIHAVTFSLNGKLSRTRRSRRMLFGLINRAEFDAGLVEEAQKAGAELRTGASVARVEQHGPAVPDRRTVAVVLTGGETVLARAVVGADGSAGRIGAHVGVKLDQVDLGLEAEIPVPATVAEDWAGRVLIDWGPMPGSYGWVFPKGDTLTVGVISARGDGAGTKRYLEDFIARLGLAGFEPAVSSGHLTRCRSDDSPLSRGRVVVCGDAAGLLEPWTREGISFALRSGRLAGEWAVRIAESHDAVDARRQALNYAFAVKAGLGVEMGVGRRMLKLFERRPGLLHAALTGFRPAWKAFAGITRGTTSLAELVRTHPLAQRALSAMDR